The stretch of DNA GTTAAAcgagtttatttttatttgagcgCTCATGTATAAATATGGGTATATTGAATAATGTATATACAAAGGTACCGCAACAACTCCTTGAATGAATACCGATGTATACGCATAGAATATTCAAAGTAAACAATGGTATTGCTGGTGGATCGACCAATGATCCAATACATTTTAATCGTATACCAACTACATGGAACCAAATGATTTAACGCGATTGTTTAAAAAGCAACTTTATTTACACATTTAACTTATTTACTTACATAAATTAATTGTCTTTCAATGTATTTTTGTTTCCTCCGTCTACAGTTTGAATAGAATCTTCATTTTTCTCTATGTATAAGGGATCTACTGGTatcgattttaatttaaatactATTGGTATATGATTTAAGATATTATTTGTCTTTTGCAGACACCTAATCCAAGATAGTAAAGAATCTTTGGAGGATGTACCGGTGAGACACATCGCATAATATACGCCATCGTCTTGTTCGTGTAACGTGACAGGTATACGATTGTGTAACTTTTCCCAAAAAGGAATTTGAATATTGTCGACATCTAATaagaaaatggtaaaaaattgTGACTCTATGTATAGACTATTTGATCGTATTATGTTATATCTTTACACGAAGACATACTTACCATCTGCGCTATCGTGTACAATTTCTCGTTTAATTGGATCTCCTTTTAGTACAAAATAATCCAGATGGCTATCTCCAACCCAAATTGTAAAAGGTCCTTCTATGTACAAAGGCTGATCGACAGGTTGCACAGCAAGTAGTTCTCGCTGTGATCTACTCATTGTCGATAAAATCCATGTATCGTCCACAGCATCTGGTATATCCTTTGTCTTATATTCTGTAACTTCGTTAAGCACATCTTTGCTACATAACTTTTTTATAGCATAGTCAGCCAACTCTTTCGGATCCGTAGGCGATGGGTGTGGGACAGGCCAAGGATTTAGTCTAGAAAATTTTGGCATCCAATACATCATGCGCCAAAACTTCTTTATAGCCACACTTCTTTCGCCGAAGATGTTTAAGATCATTTCCTGCATCTCATAATCAGGTATCACTCGattatactccattttatctaATAACTGAAGGGCTGTGTCTTGTTGCTTTGGAAAATGATACATCATGGCTTGGTACCTATTCTTTGCTATGTAATGTCCCTTAGGAAATACATCCATCAGTGCTTTATAAACTTCCAGATCCTTGCTCACGCCAAATTCATCCATGTATTTCATAGCATGTGTAATGAATTCTGCGTGCCCAGTTCTCAGAGTACTCTCCTTCGAATATAAATGTATAACATCCAAAAATGTATCTTTTTCCTTCTTGTCTGCTATGTTGAAATAAGCAAGAGGCAATTTACCCGTGGACTTGTTTTTGTCGTATAAAACATTGTGATCGTTGTGAAAGTAATTCACAAGTGCTATCTGTACAAATTTCGATTCATTAGCTGTCCCAACTTTATGCAACAGGGCAGGAATCTTTCTTATTAATAATTCCATACTAATTACTTTTTCGTGATCTATCTCAttgaaatatattataatttatgtACTGTACTGAACTGTATTTGGTTTCTGTAACGGATCcgctcatatatatatataattttcaatattttgatACAATCTTAACATTCGGTAATGCAATTCCAGTGCATTCTATCTTACATTACTTTCATGATACTTATTCAAAATAAACGAAGTGCATCTAAGTACTTTACACCAATTTTCGTTCGCGTTGGTTCACTATAAATCACGATATAGAGTAGCTGACAGAGTCCTCTGAGTTTCGTTTCATGAGACCTCTGTAGCGgatctctatttctattttatcaACGTAGTATGTATTAATGTTCTATTTTATCGACCATATAAATCATGTTAATTTGCTACCACTTTTGACACATAATTAATTTCCAGAATATATGTTACCAACAAATCTCATTTTCTAAACAGTTCGTAAAAAGTAATCGTATATAAAAGAGTGCGTACAAAGCAAGCAAACGACGAAGGTTACTTACATATTTTAGGGGCTTGGTAAAATTCGTTGAGAACCCCTGTCATTGCGGACACCAAAAATAGAACAGTTTTAAATTATGGAATTTAATTTTGAGGAGGTGAAaagttttaaatttcaaattgaaTAACGCACACGTAGCATTTCACGGCTGGTAGTCCGATATcgtataaatattcaaattatgAGTTGATTCAAAGTATTTTCCAAGTCGATTAAGTTAATTCAGCGTGAAAAGATATGCAATGTTACGTCTTTTTTGTGATATAGAAGACGAACAAAACATCCGTGAATTTATTTCTCGTGATGAACCCGCAGGAACCGTGTAaggttattgaaattattactaAAGAATGTTTCTGTACCTGACGTTACAGAAAAAACATGAAGAAAGTACCGTACATATAATTAGTGTGTAAGATTaaagtttatatatttttaatagaaaGATAAAACCATTCTACTTTCTGTGATAAGTACCGGATGAGCCATttatatattgtacatattgTTAAATACTCCACAAGAATGAATCCAATGTTAAAGATACTGCTATCCTACTGTTGGGGAAACATGTATTTAATAATCGGTCTAAGCATGGGCTTGAGCCTCAGTATGATGTCGATAACGATTGGTATGAACGAATATGACATCGATGCAGATCATCAAATGCCTTATTCAAACTATCCAGATGATTTGGACGAATACGAACCAAAGATAAATATCAATAGTAAACCGCAACAAGCGCAGAGAGTACCGAAAACACTGATACGTCCAAGATATTACTCCACAGAACTCGGAATCAGAGAGAAATTGTTTGTAGGAGTGATCACGAGCCAACAGTATTTGCATAGTAGAGACATAGCGATTAATAAAACCTTGGCCCATATTGTGGATAAAATACGTTACTTTATTTCCATACCAGAAGGAACCAAACCCAATGTTACTCTACCCGGTATAGTTGGGTTCACAGATACTAGGAGCATTTTGAAACCATTCCACACTATGAAATACATAATCGACAATTATCTAGAAAATTATGATTACTATTTCTTGATTAAAGATGTGAGCTACATCAACGCCAAGAAATTAGCTGAATTCGCTACCAAGATTAGCGTAAGTCAGAAAGTTCATGTAGGTGTTCTTGGAGATATTCAGAACTATTGTTCCTTAGGTAATTAGATTGAAGCATTGTATTGTTAGTATTCTTCTCTTATTAATAAACatttctgaacaacttttttagATTCAGGAATTCTTTTGAGCAATTCAGTGGTACAAGAATTAAAGAACAATTTGGACTGGTGCGTGAAAAACGCGTACTCAGACTCGGACGACGTTAATTTCGGTCGGTGTATTGTCCATTCTTCGTCAACGGTCTGTTCTGATCACACGCAAGGACAACAATATCAATTTACCCAGCTGAAACCCACATTTTCATTCGAACAAAACTTTAAGGATTTAGCTGGGAACGAAGAGTTCTTAAATTCAATTGTAATATACCCGATATACGACCATCTCCTTATTTACAAGTTCAACACTTATTTTGCAGCGGTAAGATAGCATAGTTAAGTTATATcgtatttaataattgttatttgtcGTTGGTCCTTATCGCGTATCGCATATCGCTTTCAGATGAAGTCCATTGAAATTCAGAGGCATATTTCCGACAttagaaaatcaattttgagTACGGCTCACTTGGGTCCGCTACAGGATCACAATGTATCCTGGCCCGTTGGGAATCAACCGGGGAACAGAGCATCCGGTCGTTTCGATATTCTACGATGGACATACTTTAATGAAACTCACACGTTCTTCAGTACCGATTTTTCCACCGTGCAGAGACTAAAGGTCGATGCGAAGTTCGACATCGACCGAATAATTAACGTAACAGCGTCCAATGTAATCGGTAACTCTCGGAaaaagttaaagttaaaaagaTTACTGAACGGCTATCAAAAGTTCGACGCATCCCGAGGAATGGATTACGTATTAGACTTGGCGTTCACCGATACAATCACTGGCAAAGAAGTACGAAAACGAATCGAAGTATGCAAGCCCCTTGGCAAAGTTGAGATCCTGCCTGTTCCATATGTAACAGAAAATACAAGAGTAAACGTATTACTGATTGTCGACTCGTCGAAGAAGCAGGCTGCATTGAACTTCCTCGAACAATATGCTACAGATTGTATGGAGAAAAAGTACAAAACTTTTTTGATGATGGTAGCTGCTCCTATAATTTTCGTATAAACATTTGTCTACGAATTTTCTtaacacaattttttaataggCTCTTTTATACAATTTTGGTACCACATCGAAAGGCAAAGGAGACGTGTTTTACGACGTTAAACAGTACGCGCTAACGCTAGCTGAGAAGTACAAAAAGAATCAGTCGAAAATCACTTGGCTCTCTATTCGTCTACCAAGTAACGTAACATCCATCGAATTGGATCCAATGTTGAATATCGCTGTTACAGATTTGTGTATTCGGAAATTCTCACCGGAGAGTTTGATACTATTTGTCGAGACGGGGACACAACTGCGACTGGATTATTTGAATAGAGTATGTATATGCTACCGTAACTTTTCCTCCACAAGGTGCAAACTAATTGGCTTGTTCGTCAATTCAGATTCGCATGAATACCATCAGTCAGTATCAAATATTCAGTCCGATCCCGTTTGTGGAATTTCACCCTGACGTAGTCCACATGAACGATGTAAAACACGTTGACACCGACATCAATCGTAATCATGGGAGATATGATGATtacaattataataatatcGCTTTTTACGTCCGAGATTACAATACAAGTAAgtgtttaaaaagaaaaatgatttaaGGTAGCTTCTCCGACTGCCATAGACAATGCGAACGACTTTAATCCTCCTTCTTAAGCAACTAATTGTTCCTCTACCCTGTACACGATTTCTTAACGGAACAGATTCCTTTGTCATAGACGTCATTAACAAACACGTTCAAATGTTACAGTGCGGAGAACGGTCGAGACTAGCATTCCAATAACACACTCCGATAGGGACATTCCGCCTCTATTGAAACTATCACAGGATCTACCTGTCACATCTCTTTACGAAATGTTTGTTTCCTTTAGTAATGTACACATATTGAGAGCGGTAGAACCAGCGTTAAAAGTCAAATATAAAGACATTGACTGCAGCAGCGCCTACAACAATAATATGTACAAGCTTTGCGACCGATCAAGGAATTTTCATTTGGGTCGACGCAGTCAGCTCGCAAGATTGGTATTAGATTACGAAACTTATAAGAATATTTTACTATTGTGAACAAGCGACAAAACTGTCACGGAATACTGCAAACAACATTAGTGGTGGTTGTTTTTAAAAGTCTTCAAAACCTGCACGAGCGTGCAGAACTTTTTATTGTCGGGCTAAAGAATGATAATCATTTCTACAGTACAAAAATGTGGTAGCGCGAGTAGCACGTTACCAAGAAGTTATTGATATGACAAATTAGTTGTATTTATGCTTGTGCATGCATATAATACGATTCGTATTATAATGAatactttattaaatttatacaattgcatttaaataaatattttgtaagtAATACAGTCATTTATCGATTTTGTGCACACATCATATAACGACACTTTGCGTTCTGAGGCGAGACCGTACGTGTAGAACCAATCGGATGTACCAGGAGCGTTTCGAAAACACGACGAAAATCAATGTGAACAAATTAAACAATCGGAAATACTTTTGCCACTTTCCTAGGAAATACGTAAAAAGTTTTGGCAAGATTTCTACCTTCAAAGTATATAAGAAAGTAAAGATCATATAATTACACTAAATATtagttaataataattgtacaATCCCTAATACCTTATAAATAAATGTACATACACTACATTACCGTTTCAAATCGCCACTTCTCCCATGTATTTACTACTGGAAAAAGCAAAGATTTGCCGTGTACTTGCATATAGAGTAAGTTACTGCAGTACATATACAATATGTGGAGCATCCTTTCAAACTTGCTATAAATATTTCCTCTTGTGATGTAGAACGTAATCAACAGTTTCAATATTTCGCCGTCATGTATTTCTCGATGGACCACAGCAAACGATACGCCAACGAAGGAAAACAAGGATCTGCCAGAATGATCTTTAGAAGATCTTTCGATGTTTCTGAAAGATATTATGCCAATGAAAATTCAATGCAACTAAACAGATGCGCTGCCACATGCTGTTTATATATATGTTACCGCTAATTGCTGTCAGACTCCGATTCCGATAGTTTCAAGTCTTCGTTTAGAAGATTATCCGGCATACTGTGCATATGTCCTGAAGAAGACATAAAACCAATAGCTTTAGAATACAGCACAGTTAAAGTAGAATACAGCTAAATATAACGATTAAACAAATGTTTTAGGTATGCACCATTAGTTCCTGGTAGCACTGGAACATTTTCCATTTCGGATTCGCTATCAGAACTATCCGAGCTCGAGCTGCTCGTAATAGAATCACTGAGAGCTCCCTCATCACTGTCTGTGTTTACTAAAATTTTTGAGGTTGGTTGAGTATTCACAGCTGGAGATGGCCTCGGAGGTGCAGAAGAATTTGTAGTCGGTAATGATGCAGATGACATCAGAGGGCAGTCGTCGAAATCGGAGCCAATCATTGGCAAACTAGCCAAAGTTGGTGCCGCAGATGATTGCACTGGTGAACTAAAGTTCTGCGTGTTTTTAGTACGTTTAGAAAAAAATCTTAATGGTATTAAGGTAAGATTACTACAAAGAAAAAGAACTAGATTTCTTAGCTGCATGTCCAAATCTTGACGAAATAAACTACATTAAAGCCTCTTATTTTTTTTAGGCCTGAAACCTTTGAATAATTTCTGTTGTTACCAAAACTGTATTTCCAGCATCCTCTGCGAAGAGTACAGGCTGCTAGAAACACAGTCCTAGTAACCAAGTTTAGGGATCGTCTACATTCGATAATAAAGAGTATTTAAATACCTATTGGTCGAGGTAGAAGGCGGACTCTTGCCATGATAGGGAGATACTCTAAGAGGACTAAATTGTTTGGCAGGTAACTGAACGCTAGGTTCTCTTTTCTTTCCGCTTGTAACTTTTGTTCTCCCGGTTGCCCTACCATGAGTGGGACTCCTTTTGGTTTCTACCGGAGTAATAGGTCTGCTGCTGTTATTTCCACCAGGAGCTCCTAAATGCGACTGCAACTTTGGTTCTGTtctaaaaaattgatttgtcACGTGTCAATCGATTTCATTCACGATACGCAAGTTCAAAGGACAAAATCTCACGATACCTGGTCTTTTTAACTTGTATGTTTGCGGTTAATTTCTCCAATGTAAACTCTCCTGTGTTTCTATCTATTATCAGAACGCATTCTTTATGGTAGGGTCTTTGAGAGCCTTTGAACACTGTGTGAGGAATTCCAGCGCCGTCCAAGTGTGGTACAGTGACTGTCATCGTGTTGTTAGATCCCACGTCGACCCTAGCTACTTTGGAAACATCAACGCTGGCTGGTTTGAAATCATCTGGAATCAAGAGGCTGATGAGAATGGGTGGACTAAGGGGGAAACAAGTTCGATAGTTGGTTAGTTCATGCACTAACATTTCAAGGTGTGAAAGGCGGTGGATCTGTTGTTGGTGAAGGTTGGTCCGAGTTTGAGTTCCCGAATTTCGGAACCCAAACCGAGCCGCTCCGCCATGTCACGCCCGATACCTTGGAAGCTCGTTTCGGGAACAGGGGCGACCGATTTCATCGAGACGGCTTTAACTCTTCGGCCTCCGTGATTGGGAACGTGCAGCGTGCTCGCGGCACAAATGATTCTTGATGGATCCAGATTGCCTGTTCAGAATCCTATCGTTCGATCTGCCAAAATATGGCAGAGACGCACACTCGCATTTTCCAGTAACAGCTGCTCGCGAAAGCTGTGCTATTTCTACTGTTACGATCAGCTCGCTCGTTCGTCCGCCCGATTAGTTGCGTGCTGGGAAACAATTATCTTCGAACTGTGTCTTAACACAATCGATAAATCGGTACGACACGCGTTAAAACAGAATGAAATGATCACAGCTTGCACTACACGGTTACTGGTTGACCTAGTTCAGTCCGAGTATCTGCGCTCACGAAGATCCAACACTTATGGTTAATGCGTGTGATAATATCGAGAACGCTTTCGAAAGAACGAGAGATAACCGATCCCAGGGGTGCGAGTTCGTTCGATTGATTCGATCGAACTCAAGATACGTTACAGTCGAACCATTCTTTAATTCTTGATAGACGCATCACAGCCGATCTTCTTAGGTTCTATCGAAAATTAACTCATCGAGTGTATGCACTGTGCACTATATAGCAATTTAAGTATTGCCATAAAAACAGAAGATTCTTGGAGAGGGGAAACTACGATGTTTCTTCGAGAACCGATTTCCAAGGCGCATGCGTCCGTGAAAAATGCGTACATGGAACATAGATTTATAGAGATAGACTGTGCGGCCTGTACGAATCGCTGAAGCCTACAATGGCGGCTGCCGGTCAACCTATAGTTGGCGGAGGCTCAGGCGAAAAGAGCATGAGGAGAaatgtaatatatatgtatatatctcgAGGGAAATATACTCTGTAACTTCGTATATGTGAGTCAGTCTTTTTCCTGTAAGCATAGAACAGCACAAAGTATTTACCAACTACTCTGTGTGCTatatagaagcagagaagaaaTGAgagtccccggtatagtgctgcccctagtctaatttttagcctggaccagaacctgcatcatctttttagcctggaccagaacctgcatcatctttttagcctggaccagaacctgcatcatcttacttGTGTCATTAGCAGCGAATTCCagataatgccagagtggatgctacttctatgttaaaagaggctcttctatgtaggctctgatctagcctaaaagatgatgccgGTTCTAATGTAGGCTAAAAAAATGATGCAGGTTCTCGTCCAGGCTGAAAAGTTGATGcaggcacagacgaggtataggagtagaccaatcaccatatggggtttcgagTCTCACACGTAAATAACTGGtattcttacgccctctacgctgacgaacgataaatgttggaactagatccacaaaaatgatcaaatctggtcaaatacaaatgattggccagttatgtacatatctgattataattttaatttttaaattattattttttatttgatgtcattatgttatatatctacaattatctttatcagtacaatattaataaatatagataccacgtttccaaattatagaaatacaattttcataaatcttgaacgtaaataacatttctccatacgtataattattatttgcaattctacaattttttaacactattaatacgcaaccattttgaatatattttgaaaCTGAActcgaaaaagaaattaaattgaaatttactatatattttcatgtatatttcatttaaacaacataaattttagctttaaagaatcatacaaaatatcaatattttgtaactgaacttgaaaaagaaattaaattgaaatttactatatattttcgtgtatatttcatttaaacaacataaattttagctttaaagaatcatgcaaAATATCAATTGGGCGGCCGAACAATTAAAAGTCTACTCTGATTGGTGCTTACCGAACCGGAACAATGAGCAAACACCACTATATAAGTGGATCACAAATCCGACACACATCGgtatcagtgtgtcttctgaacccctgatgaagctagctgcaatgcttgcgaaacgttgggaaaattcttcctttaggacacggcttacacccgaaagcctcaacagacaaaactgtatgaATAAAGAAAGTTGCTTGTTTCGTTATATCGCGTAACGTTCATTTTTCCCCACGTGTCTCCGATCTGGATCACTGATGCTCCTGCATCCGAGTTTAGTATCGGTCTCGTAATCAAAACCGCTacaaaaaaacaacaacaacgcTGTCCGTTATGCGGCATGGCAATTTGGAGACACGAACATGAAAAGTTCCAATTGACGTTTCGTCTCTATAAGAACGCTTTGCGTCATAGGACGAGCATCTGACGGATATGGCGTTTGTCGAAAACAGTAGAAAGCTACTTTCCGATTGGATCTTTTACATTTTGAAATTCCCAGAAATATATGTAACCTAATCGTACACTGTGTCAACTAGGCCATAAAGAATTATCGTTTCTTGTATTTGATTGTCTTGTGGCTAGTAACATTTGCTAACCCCCCTTCCTGTCACGCCgtagaaatatttgttttccTAGGGAATTTAGTGCGCTGAACAATGGCGCAAAACTTGAAATCATGTTTGCATGTAATTGGAAAATGTGTTTATTCGTTTGCTCAAGGgtataaaaatgtaatataacTGTTCGTTATATTTTATTCACAGTTCGTTCAAGGTCAATACCATAAAAATTTCTATGAAGCAAAGAGAATATTGGGTTAGGTCAGTACTCGGAATATCATAGTAGTAGCAAAACTCGTCGATGAAAAATCGTTCGAAAACGAAGGAAGCGACCAGACTGATAACATTGTAATTATTGTTTTGCAACCCTACCAATGTAATCATTAACAACTGTAACGTGGAAGCAATATTTAGTAATAACTGATGCCTCCGTATCTGTGACTCTTTTCGTTTTGTCTGCAGCTGGAAAAATATTGGCAAAACGCCGAAGGAAAGTACTATGAGCCAAACCGTTTCGTTAATCCCATATCCGTTTAGGATACCAGCAGTAAACAATGCCAAAGGTGCAACATCAACGACCTTGGAGTACCAATCGTAGGAAATCCTTAGGTACTTTACTAAAGTAGTTGCTGATGAGATGCACGGAGCTCCTGGAAGTAACATTGCTAAAAATAATGTGCTTAACGCTCGACGCACGCGATTCAGTACAAGTGCCGCTATGTTTACTATGTTTTATTGCGTTCAAACAATCAaacagatttttcttttttaaagtttTCAGTGTTCTAGGAGGGCTGTAATAGTATCGAATTTTCAAACCGTTCAATGTGCCCATCTAACAGCattcaataataataaataaaaatatgcaaAAGACAGTACTATTTGTTTGAAATCATTAAAGGCTGACAAGAGAAGACAGTTGTGTATTTGTGAGATTAATGTAAGAATGAATGTAGTAGTTGGAACTTGCGAGAAATAATACAAAGGATCATTACTGTTAATATTATGGGTTCAGTAATCTGAAATCCATGGTTAAATCTTAAgcttcaaaataaataaatgttttaatATGATAGGTGTAAGACGGTGTTTAGTAATTATTACTTTGGTATATAGAAAGGTCAGTGTCGAAtgacaaaaaaattaaaaaaccacCAATATTCCTTTCTCTTTCTTGTTAGCTAATCAAACTGTAATGCTCCATGGACAAAGAGACAAAGCAAGTGTGTTAGTTTTGCTGTGAAACATAGTCAACATGCAAAGGCGACTTACGTTTGTTAGACTCTTTAGGAAGCAATATAAGGAATTTGAATAGACGTTACACATTGTGTGACAAGCATAAAGCAACTAATGTGCACGTTTAATTTGCTACGCAAACTTCTAAATGTTAAAAGCATACTTGTTTGCGACAGGAATTTCTGATCCAATGTAATCGCTATTTTGTACATAGCGATAATTTCGTGCAATCGTTTTCTTTGTCCGACGAGTCCTGTTCGAATTGGCGTATCGGAGCTGCAATATTATTTCTCACCTGTTCCAACAACATGGATAAGCTACTAACGATGATCTAAAAATGCATCATCCTCCGCTAGAGTTCTACGTTCAAAAGTCAAGTACAATACCCTTATGTAGTTTCATACCAACTAATCCTTTGCATGACCCCCAATAATTTATTAGTCATACTTTTTGGGGGCTCTGTACAGATAATGTCGTTTTAAAAAATATGCTAGACGGATATCAAGATGCAGGATAACGTAAACATCGAAGGGTACTTCCTTACCAAACCTAAGAATCCCTATGACGGAGTGTGAAAGTAGAATTTGGAAGGCACGGAGTGACCAGAAGCTTGCTTTACCATACGGGTTGCCGATAGTGTTTATGCAACCAATTGTCACAATAAATTTGGCAAGATGCGCTATAACGCCACTCGGACAAACCATGGTCACCTTTTGTTCACGGACACCTTGCTTCTCGACGAGATTAATCTCGAGTCGCGAGATATATTATGCTGAATGAAAAGTTCCATGCGATTATGATTTCAATTCAGCGCTGCACGAAAATCTGTCGGTCTCGAATCAATGACTTTTTCCACAAATTCCTTTGGTACCTCGAgatagagagtgagagagagagagaaagagagaaaggttAGTTCCAATAGCAAGTATGTAGTAAGTACCACTGAATAGGATGTGTACTTACGTATTACATCATGCGTATTACGTAGACATATGTGCGCTCTGAATTTGGTCGAAATAGTTAAAACACGGCTGCTGCCACAGATAGCAGCACATACATCGTAtatgtaggtttaagggtcccgcggataaatgcggaaccaagatgcagcctactctgcacagaaccactGGGAGACTTTCTATCGATAATGAACgaaaactttattcgacttctcttcgagagcgtaggatcgagacgtctgtctcgattggtctcgatcgagagtcaggCAGCGAGAGATCacataggcggttctctcgcctgcctTGCCCGAGGTTGGCAgcgccaacctcgtcggagcatattct from Halictus rubicundus isolate RS-2024b chromosome 8, iyHalRubi1_principal, whole genome shotgun sequence encodes:
- the Ecsit gene encoding evolutionarily conserved signaling intermediate in Toll pathway, mitochondrial; the protein is MELLIRKIPALLHKVGTANESKFVQIALVNYFHNDHNVLYDKNKSTGKLPLAYFNIADKKEKDTFLDVIHLYSKESTLRTGHAEFITHAMKYMDEFGVSKDLEVYKALMDVFPKGHYIAKNRYQAMMYHFPKQQDTALQLLDKMEYNRVIPDYEMQEMILNIFGERSVAIKKFWRMMYWMPKFSRLNPWPVPHPSPTDPKELADYAIKKLCSKDVLNEVTEYKTKDIPDAVDDTWILSTMSRSQRELLAVQPVDQPLYIEGPFTIWVGDSHLDYFVLKGDPIKREIVHDSADDVDNIQIPFWEKLHNRIPVTLHEQDDGVYYAMCLTGTSSKDSLLSWIRCLQKTNNILNHIPIVFKLKSIPVDPLYIEKNEDSIQTVDGGNKNTLKDN
- the Chpf gene encoding chondroitin polymerizing factor encodes the protein MSHLYIVHIVKYSTRMNPMLKILLSYCWGNMYLIIGLSMGLSLSMMSITIGMNEYDIDADHQMPYSNYPDDLDEYEPKININSKPQQAQRVPKTLIRPRYYSTELGIREKLFVGVITSQQYLHSRDIAINKTLAHIVDKIRYFISIPEGTKPNVTLPGIVGFTDTRSILKPFHTMKYIIDNYLENYDYYFLIKDVSYINAKKLAEFATKISVSQKVHVGVLGDIQNYCSLDSGILLSNSVVQELKNNLDWCVKNAYSDSDDVNFGRCIVHSSSTVCSDHTQGQQYQFTQLKPTFSFEQNFKDLAGNEEFLNSIVIYPIYDHLLIYKFNTYFAAMKSIEIQRHISDIRKSILSTAHLGPLQDHNVSWPVGNQPGNRASGRFDILRWTYFNETHTFFSTDFSTVQRLKVDAKFDIDRIINVTASNVIGNSRKKLKLKRLLNGYQKFDASRGMDYVLDLAFTDTITGKEVRKRIEVCKPLGKVEILPVPYVTENTRVNVLLIVDSSKKQAALNFLEQYATDCMEKKYKTFLMMALLYNFGTTSKGKGDVFYDVKQYALTLAEKYKKNQSKITWLSIRLPSNVTSIELDPMLNIAVTDLCIRKFSPESLILFVETGTQLRLDYLNRIRMNTISQYQIFSPIPFVEFHPDVVHMNDVKHVDTDINRNHGRYDDYNYNNIAFYVRDYNTMRRTVETSIPITHSDRDIPPLLKLSQDLPVTSLYEMFVSFSNVHILRAVEPALKVKYKDIDCSSAYNNNMYKLCDRSRNFHLGRRSQLARLVLDYETYKNILLL
- the Eaf gene encoding ELL-associated factor, which codes for MKSVAPVPETSFQGIGRDMAERLGLGSEIRELKLGPTFTNNRSTAFHTLKYDFKPASVDVSKVARVDVGSNNTMTVTVPHLDGAGIPHTVFKGSQRPYHKECVLIIDRNTGEFTLEKLTANIQVKKTRTEPKLQSHLGAPGGNNSSRPITPVETKRSPTHGRATGRTKVTSGKKREPSVQLPAKQFSPLRVSPYHGKSPPSTSTNSSPVQSSAAPTLASLPMIGSDFDDCPLMSSASLPTTNSSAPPRPSPAVNTQPTSKILVNTDSDEGALSDSITSSSSSDSSDSESEMENVPVLPGTNGHMHSMPDNLLNEDLKLSESESDSN
- the LOC143356185 gene encoding uncharacterized protein LOC143356185; translation: MVCPSGVIAHLAKFIVTIGCINTIGNPYGKASFWSLRAFQILLSHSVIGILRFGAPCISSATTLVKYLRISYDWYSKVVDVAPLALFTAGILNGYGINETVWLIVLSFGVLPIFFQLQTKRKESQIRRHQLLLNIASTLQLLMITLVGLQNNNYNVISLVASFVFERFFIDEFCYYYDIPSTDLTQYSLCFIEIFMVLTLNEL